The Pseudodesulfovibrio senegalensis genome contains the following window.
CTGCCCAAGGGCGCGCCGCATCGCGACAACGCGGTTGCATGGCTCAAGGTTCTGGGTTCCCTCGAGGGCTCCGATACCTTTAACCCCATCAAGGGTTCCATCTCCGCGCGTCTGGACAGCGACCTGTCCAAGTACAACGCCTACGGCCAGTCCGCTGCCGCCGATTTCGGCAAGGACCGCATCGTGGGGTCGCTGGCACACGGCGTGACCGCCAACGAAGGCTTCATGAACGACTTCGCTTCGGTCATGGAAATGTTCCTGAAGTCCAGGAATGCTCAGGCTGCGGCCAAGGCTTCCCAGCAGATCGCTGTCAAGAACGGCATCGCCAAGTAACGATTCAAAACGGTCCGGCCCGCCGGAAATGTTCCGGCGGGCCTTCGGGCCGCAAGTGCAAGAGAGTAACCGATGCGGGAAGTTTCACGGGACAGGATGAAGGCGGTCATTGCACTGCTGCCGTCCGTCATTCTCATCGGGGTGTTCGTATACGGGTTCATCGGCAACACCGTGTGGATATCCCTGACGGACTGGCGCGGAGGAGCTGCGCTTTCCGAAAATCCGGTCAAGAATTTCGTGGGGTTCGAAAACTACGTCGAACTGTTCACCGGTTTTCTGGACGGCCGTTTTCGTCAGGACTTGGTCAATGCCGTCTATTATTCGATTCTGTTGCTGGCCGGAGCCGTGGGCATCGGCATGTTCATTGCCATCCTGCTGGACCGCAAGCCGCGCGGCGAGGATTTTCTGCGCACGGTGTTCCTGTATCCCATGTCCCTGTCCTTCATCGTCACCGGCACCATCTGGCGCTGGCTGCTCGCTCCGCAGGGAGGGGTGAACATCCTGCCCACCTATCTGGGCGGCGAGCCGCTTCATTTCCAGTGGCTTTCGAGCATGAAGACCGTGCTGGTCTTTGACTGGCAGAACCTTTTTCCCATCATTCTGTATGCGGCGGCGTTCGTGTTCATCGTTCTGGGGCTGGGCAAACTGCGTCGCGATCCCGGGCGCGCCTTCAAGCGGTACCTCGTGCCGGGCGTGGTGTTGGGCGCAGTGGTCTGGCTGTTCGGCGACCTGCTGCCCCGTGCGCTGTTCATGGAGGAAACGCACGGCTTCAACCTGGCCACGTTGGGCATCATTCTGGCCACCATCTGGCAGTATTCCGGTTACACCATGGCCCTGTACCTTGCCGGGTTCAACGGCATTTCGCAGGACCTCATGGACGCGGCCCGGCTGGATGGAGCCAGCGATTTCGACTACTACGTGCATGTGGCCATCCCCATGCTCAAGCCCATCACCATCAGCGCGGTGATCATCCTTTCGCATATTTCGCTCAAGATGTTCGACCTGATCTTCGCCATGACCGGGCCGGACAACGCGGCAACCGGGCATCCCGCCCTGAACATGTATCTGACCACGTTCCGCGCCAACGACTTTGCCAAGGGCGCGGCCATTGCCATCGTGCTTTTCCTGGTGGCCGGGACATTCATCATCCCCTATCTGGTCGCTTCGTACAGGCAGAGGAGGAACGCACGATGACCCGCAGGATTTCCTACGGAACAATTCTTCTCTACCTTGTGCTGACCGTGCTGGTGGTGGTTTACCTGCTGCCCGCGTACATGGCGTTGGTCACGGCCCTGAAGCTGCCCGACGAGATTACCCTGCCGCGCGCATGGGAGCTGCCGACCGCCATGAACTGGGGCAGTTTTTCCGAGGCTCTGGCCCTGCTCAAGCCCAATCTGGTCAACAGCGTCATCCTGACCATCTGCGCCACGGCGTTGTCCACGGTGCTCGGCTCGCTCAACGGCTACGTGTTTTCCAAGTGGAAGTTCAAGGGCAGCGAAGTCATCTTCACCCTGTTCCTGTTCGGCATGTTCATTCCCTATCAGGTCATTCTCATTCCCCTGTTCCAGACCTTGCGGGCCATGCACCTCTATGGCGGGCTGCCGGGCCTGATTCTGGCCCACGTGGTCTACGGCCTGCCCATCACGTCGCTCATTTTCCGCAACTTCTATGCCCAGATTCCCACCGCGCTCATCGAATCCGCGCGACTGGACGGTGCGGGCTTCTTTTCCATCTATACCCGCATCGTGTTCCCGCTTTCCATTCCGGGTTTCGTGGTCACCAGCCTGTGGCAGTTCACCCAGATATGGAACGAGTTCCTGTGGGGCATTTGTCTGACGCGCCATTCGGAAAACCCCATCACCGTGGGGCTGGCCCAGTTGGCGGGCGGACAGGCCGTGAGCTGGAACCTGCCCATGGCCGGGTCCATTTTGGCGGCCATTCCGGTGCTGTGCATCTACATCTTCCTCGGGAGGTATTTCATTCGCGGACTGCTGGCAGGATCGGTCAAGGAGTAGTTTGCGCCGGTCCGGTTTTCATTGATTTTCCAAAACAGCAAAAAAAAGATCCCGAAGTCGTTTCGGGATCTTTTCTTGTTGCATGTGTAACGCTTTGTGATATCGTTACGACGTAATCAGTGAAGGCTTCATTGATATTCGTTTGTGCATTTTGCACATGCGGCAGTGACGGAGGTTGCACCTTTTGCACGGATAGATCGAATGCATGATTGTTGATCGATTCTGTGAGTGTGTCGTTTTTATATATATTCAAAGTGCTTGCGAAGCCAGCGGTATGCGAAGGGGGAACGGCACGGGGATTGCTACATCATGGTCAGGAATTCGCTGTTTTGCGAATCAACGTTGTGCCGCATGCGGTTCGGCAATCGTGTCGGAACCGAGCACGGCAGGGATGGTAGGTATGATGAGCATATTGGAAAACGGACGGAACAAGCGCGCGGCGCATCCGGCGACCCCGGGCAGGGGGATTCTGGAGCGTGAGGAAATCCGCGCCCTGCTGGGTGATGCCGGAATCGGTCTCGCCTTTGAAAGCGATGCGCGGGATTCCGGGCGGACATCGTCCGGGAGCGCCCTGTCTTCTGGCTGGGAAGTGATTTCCCGTGAGGTGTACGGCAATGTCGGCCAAAGCGACGGAACCGTAGTGGAAACATCCATCATGCACGTCAATCGGCTT
Protein-coding sequences here:
- a CDS encoding carbohydrate ABC transporter permease gives rise to the protein MREVSRDRMKAVIALLPSVILIGVFVYGFIGNTVWISLTDWRGGAALSENPVKNFVGFENYVELFTGFLDGRFRQDLVNAVYYSILLLAGAVGIGMFIAILLDRKPRGEDFLRTVFLYPMSLSFIVTGTIWRWLLAPQGGVNILPTYLGGEPLHFQWLSSMKTVLVFDWQNLFPIILYAAAFVFIVLGLGKLRRDPGRAFKRYLVPGVVLGAVVWLFGDLLPRALFMEETHGFNLATLGIILATIWQYSGYTMALYLAGFNGISQDLMDAARLDGASDFDYYVHVAIPMLKPITISAVIILSHISLKMFDLIFAMTGPDNAATGHPALNMYLTTFRANDFAKGAAIAIVLFLVAGTFIIPYLVASYRQRRNAR
- a CDS encoding carbohydrate ABC transporter permease; the encoded protein is MTRRISYGTILLYLVLTVLVVVYLLPAYMALVTALKLPDEITLPRAWELPTAMNWGSFSEALALLKPNLVNSVILTICATALSTVLGSLNGYVFSKWKFKGSEVIFTLFLFGMFIPYQVILIPLFQTLRAMHLYGGLPGLILAHVVYGLPITSLIFRNFYAQIPTALIESARLDGAGFFSIYTRIVFPLSIPGFVVTSLWQFTQIWNEFLWGICLTRHSENPITVGLAQLAGGQAVSWNLPMAGSILAAIPVLCIYIFLGRYFIRGLLAGSVKE